In one Acomys russatus chromosome X, mAcoRus1.1, whole genome shotgun sequence genomic region, the following are encoded:
- the Otud6a gene encoding OTU domain-containing protein 6A — protein sequence MDDTKNKFQRVIRRHYREKRELQAQIHALNTSVPKNDKSRRKQMLANAARLEAEMEQRHRQELEKFEENLDTSVESVIADLTKLNLENMPPRPSKSLKTCGRRANVERRRQERVPAAQAEQLTSHRREEEEKVAAILEARNLEMKTIPADGHCMYRAIQDQLEFSMSVESLRYRTAYYMRKHIDDFLPFFTEPEAGNFYTREDFLRYCDDIVHKASWGSQLELRAMSHVLQTPIEVVQANLPIIVIGEEYTRKPLTLVYLHHACNFGEHYNSVKALEASGATGGVAPCLI from the coding sequence ATGGATGACACCAAGAACAAATTCCAACGGGTGATCCGTCGCCACTACCGCGAAAAAAGGGAGTTGCAAGCCCAAATCCATGCCCTGAACACTTCTGTCCCGAAGAATgacaaaagcagaagaaagcagaTGCTAGCTAACGCTGCCCGCCTCGAGGCCGAGATGGAACAGAGGCACCGGCAGGAACTggagaaatttgaagaaaatctTGACACCAGTGTAGAATCGGTCATAGCCGACCTCACGAAACTGAATCTCGAGAATATGCCTCCACGCCCATCAAAGTCCCTGAAAACGTGTGGTCGACGAGCTAACGTGGAGAGGCGACGCCAGGAGAGGGTACCTGCGGCCCAGGCCGAGCAGCTCACCAGCCACCGTcgtgaggaagaagagaaggtcGCTGCCATCCTAGAAGCCAGAAATCTGGAGATGAAGACCATCCCTGCTGATGGCCACTGCATGTACCGTGCCATCCAGGACCAGCTGGAGTTCTCTATGTCAGTGGAGAGTCTACGCTACCGCACAGCCTACTACATGCGGAAACACATTGATGACTTCTTACCTTTCTTCACCGAACCCGAGGCCGGCAACTTCTACACCAGAGAGGACTTCCTGAGGTACTGTGATGACATCGTGCACAAGGCTTCTTGGGGCAGCCAGCTGGAACTGAGAGCCATGTCGCATGTCCTGCAGACCCCCATCGAGGTGGTACAGGCCAACTTGCCCATCATTGTCATCGGGGAGGAGTACACCCGGAAGCCGCTCACACTGGTCTATCTGCACCACGCCTGCAACTTCGGAGAGCACTACAACTCAGTGAAGGCCCTCGAAGCCTCTGGAGCCACTGGAGGCGTGGCACCGTGCCTGATCTAG